From one Papio anubis isolate 15944 chromosome 12, Panubis1.0, whole genome shotgun sequence genomic stretch:
- the PATE4 gene encoding prostate and testis expressed protein 4 — MRKMNTLLLVSLSFLYLKEVMGLKCNTCIYTEGWKCMAGRGTCIAKENESCSTTAYFRGNKHMYSTHMCKYKCKEEKYSKRGLLRVTLCCDRNFCNIF, encoded by the exons ATGAGGAAAATGAACACACTGCTCCTCGTGAGCTTATCTTTTCTCTACCTCAAAGAGG TTATGGGTCTGAAGTGTAATACCTGCATATACACAGAAGGATGGAAGTGTATGGCAGGCCGAGGCACTTgcattgcaaaagaaaatgagtcatGTTCAACAACAGCCTATTTCAGGG GAAACAAACATATGTACTCAACACATATGTGTAAGTATAAGTGCAAGGAAGAGAAGTACTCCAAAAGAGGCCTGTTGAGAGTGACACTGTGCTGTGACAGAAACTTCTGTAACATCTTCTAA